The nucleotide window TATCGTATTCCATCTCCCGTGCAACACGCCGGGCTTCTTCTTCCCCTTTCAGTTTACCGACAAGATGCAGGGCTCCGTCAATACCGGCGGATATGCCGGCAGTAGTGATGATGCGGCCATTATCTACAAAACGTACGTTTTCCACTACTTTGGTTTGAGGCAGGCGTTCGCGCAGGTTGTTGATGCTCAGGTGAAAGGTAGTGGCGGTCTGGTGTTCGAGCAGCCCTGCATTACCCAGGATAAAGGCACCGGTACAAACGGAGAAGTAGCTGGCAGTAGCTTTATCGCGCGCTTTGATCCAGGCGATCACCTCCGGGTCTTCTGCAGCCACACCGGCATTACCACCGAATACGGCCAGGATATCAGCAGGCGGGGCATCAGCCAGGCTGTAGTCGGGTGTTATTTTCAGCACGCCCTGTGATATCAGCTGTTTTTTCTTTTTGGAAACGGTAAATATTTCAAAGCCGGCATAGGAAAATACTTCCATCGGTCCGGCGAAGTCGAGCACTTCCACGCCGTCCTGCAGGTAAAAACAAACTTTCATACGTTTCTGATTGGTGGTGTCTTTTTTCATTAGTTCCATACCACAATGCGGACATTTGCCTGGTTTATGAAATACAATAGTATCGCAGGGGCCACAGGGAGGGCAAACATATTTTAATGTCCCTGATTGACCGAAAAGCAGGCATGGTGCCAGCAACAACAATAACAGCAGCTGTTTCATGAAATAGTAATTTATGTTGCAAAGCTAGCGGAGGGGGCAGGCAAAATCGGGACAAGGAAGCTACAGATCAGGCCAGTTTAAGACTTGTGTCCTTTCTGATCAGCTGGCGTAGCTGGTTAGGATTTTTAAAACCGCATTCCCTGGCTACCCAGGCCACCTTATGTTCTGATTTAAGGAGCAGCAGGGCTTTTTCCCTGCGGAGTTTCTGGATATAGTCACCGATAGTGGTACCGGTGGCGGTTTTGAACAGCCGGGTGAGGTTGCGGGGACTTATAAACACCTGATCAGCCAGCTCGCTGATGGTGAGTTTTTGGTTCAGATGGGCAGCGATATAATCCTGTACCTGATGAATTTGATGATTAATATGCTGTCTGTTTTGCAAGAAGATGCTATCTTGCGGTGAAGAACCGTCGCGTCGCATGGGAACTACCAGCACTTTGGCCAGCAGGCTCGCGAAGGCGATACCATGTCTTTCTTCTATGAGGGAGAGCGCCATATCGATACCGGTAGCGATGCCGGCGCTGGTATAAATCCGGCCGCTTTTTACAAATAATCTGTTTTCCACTACCTTCAGGCGCGGAAATTGCTGTTGTAATAAAGTTGTCTGCGCCCAGTGTGTGGTACAGTGCTGACCATCCAGCAGGCCTGCAGCGGCCAATGCGAAAGCTGCAGTACAAACAGAGCAGACAGTGGCGCCGGTGGCAGCCGCAGCCTGCAACCAGGGTATCCACAAAGCATCATCGGCACGGTCCCATCTTCTCAGGTCCATGCCCGCTATTATCAGGATATCGTCCGGCATTACTGTCACGGAATCAAGCGGATCTACAGCGGCAAAGCCAAGCCCCGAGGATGTTCCCGGGTGATTGTAGGGAGATACATACTTCAACTCGTAAGGTTGGCCACAACAGATGGCTTCTACAAAAACGGTCACAGCCCCTGCCAGATCCAGCAGGTGTACCCCATCAAAAAGAAAAAAAATTACGCGATTGGGTATCATCTGACTAAATTAGTATATTATTGACAAAAAGTTACGAGAGGTCATATGAACAGGAAAGACGTCTGGAGATACAAATCTCTGGAGCAATTAGAAAACAAACGTTGGGAACCCGCTACAGAAAACGATTCAGTATTAGTTAAAAGATGCATCGCCCTCAGCAAAGTGCCCGTTATCAAATTAACTGCCAGCGATCTACGGGTATTGATCGGCCAATCCTTTAACCCAACCTATCTGGTGCCACTGGCCATCGAAAAACTCAAAGATGACCTGTTGGTAGAAGCTGATCTGTACCCCGGCGATCTGCTGAAAAATGTACTGGATGTTCCCGCTCCTTTCTGGGAAGAGCATCAGGAATTGCACGAAGACATGAAAAAAATGATCAGGTCTCGTGCTGTCGAAGTAGCGACAGAGATTGATTTACCCGGTTACTGGCAATAAGCCATTAGTTCAACAGGTAAAGATCATCCCTCAAAATCGAAAAGTGATAACTGTGGATTAACAGGCTTATCCGAAACAGGACCCGCTTCTCCGAAATTAGACAACGTTATACCCAACAAACGTATCTTTTTATCTTCTGGCCTGGTAGCTGCCAACAATTGTTTGGCTGTGTGGAGTATTGTGTCCATATCTCCCACCGGAAAAGGAAATGATTGATTACGGGTTATCTGCTTAAAATCGCTGTACTTGATCTTCAGGGTGACGGTACGTCCCTTCAGGCCGTAGCGTTCCAGCCTGTTGTAAACCGTTTGCGCGATTTTCTCCAGCTCAGCATGCAGGTCTTCCTCAGCCGTCAGGTCTACGGGGAAGGTATCTTCTGCGCCAAGGGATTTGGTTTCGCGGTGTGGCTGCACCGCACGGTCATCTATGCCCCGTACTATACGGTAGTAGAAAGTACCTACTTTACCAAAATACTGTTTCAGCTCCTGCTCCGATAGTCTCTTGAGATCACCGCCGGTAAACAACCCCATCTTCTTCATCTTGTCGGCCGTTACCTTGCCTACACCATGGAATTTCTCCACCGGCAGCTGCTCCATAAAACCCTCAATGGAAGAAGGGCCTATAAACGTAAACCCATCCGGCTTGTTGAGATCGGAAGCTATCTTGGCCACAAACTTATTGACAGACACCCCTGCAGAAGCTGTCAGCTGCAACTCCTCGCGGATGGCCAGTTTGATCTGCCTTGCAATCTCTATCGCAGAACCAATATTCAGTTTATCAGCTGTAACATCCAGATAGGCTTCATCCAGCGAAAGCGGTTCAATAAGATCGGTATAACGCGCAAATATCTCCCGGATACGACGGGACACTTCTTTGTAGGCATCAAAACGGGGACGTACAAAAATTAGCTGGGGACATAACTGCAAAGCGCGCCTGGACGACATCGCAGAACGGACACCAAATTTCCGCGCCTCATAACTGGCTGTAGCCACCACTCCCCTCCCTTCCGGCGAACCACCTACCGCAATGGCCTTACCTCGATACTGCGGTTGATCACGCTGCTCCACAGATGCATAAAACGCATCCATATCGATGTGAATAATCTTCCGTTGGGCACTATTTTCTGTCTGTTCCATGATGTTGTCCTGCAGCACTGTAAAGATACTACAAAACAGGCTGCTGAAATGGTTTCAGCAGCCTGTTCGTTATGGATGGTATCTTTATTACATCACCGGTTTTATCCAGTAACTGTATTCATGATTCCTAAACGGTATCCGGTATTCTTCCAGCGGCATCGCTCCCCAGCTATCGATACCCTGAAGGCCCGACTGCTGCAGGTCTATATGCATATATATTTCAGGACGCGTTACCAGCTCACCGGAGTGATATTGTTTTTTATCTGCTTCGGGATCGAGATCATCCAGGCTGTAAGGCAGTGCTGAGAAGTTAAGCAGACTGTCTGCATATTCAAAGCGTATACCTTTTCCTTTTTTGTTAGTCATGCTAACCCAACGTACATCGGCCTTATTACCGCTTTCCTGCGGACGGGCATACGGGAAATACTGCTGATCAACTGTCTGCTGATAGATGCCCACAAAAGAAGCTGTTTTTCTGTCCCAGTAATTTTCCCATGGACCGCGACCATAATACGAAATCTGGTCAAACTGTTTCTTCAGCTGCAAATCATTACCGATACGGGGAATCAGCGAATAGTTTCCTTTTACGGCAGTAAATGCATTAGACACTTTCATACTGCCGTCACCGTGAATGGTAATGGTTTGTGTGGCTACTGCATCTCCTTCCACTATTTCTTTTTTCAACAAAACTTCATAACCATCAGCGGTCTTATTCACTTTTGCTTCGAGCACTTTTCCGGCAGCATAGGCGTTGCGCCATTTGCGCAGGGAATGATTAAAACCTGCACCGATATCGTTGTCTGTAGGAGCACGCCAGAAAGCAGGCTGCAAGCTGCCTTCCAGGACCTGTTCTCCTTTCAGCTCATATTTTTCGAGCATGCCTTGCTGCATATTGAAAGTAACAGCGAAGCCCGGGCCTTTGATAGTGGCATGACCGCCATCCTGCTGAAGGCTCAGCTGAGCTGGTTTTACAGCAGCAGGTGCCAGCGCCTGACCTTTACTCCAGGCAAACTGCTCTGATGCTATTTCAAAACCTGCAGGCAGGAATGGCTCCTGCTGTTTCAACACATACCGTACGTTAAGGAAATATTCCTTACCGGCACGGATACTGCTTTTTACCGGCAAAGTGATATCAGCTGACTGCTGCGCTGCTACTGTCAGGTCTTTAACAATACCTTTTTCTATTACCTTTCCATCTTCCAGCAGTTCCCAATTGAGCTGGTCATTAGCCAGATCACGGAAGAAATAACCATTAGTGACGGTCACCACATTGTTGCCTTTGTAGCGGCTTTTGATATGCTGATATACTTTCTTTATTTCCACTGCCATAGGTGTGAGGCCGCGATGTGCTGTCACCACGCCTTTCACGCAGAAGTTGTTGTCACTGAAAGCCTGGTTAACCGGCCCGCTCAGCGGGAAGTCGCCACCATAGGCAAGGATACGTTTGCCATTTTTTACAGTGTCTATGCCCTGGTCTATCCACTCCCAGATAAAGCCACCCTGGAGGTAGGGATTGTTTTCAATTGCGGTCCAGTATTCCTGGAAGTTACCCAGACTGTTGCCCATGATGTGTGCATATTCACTCATGATCATCGGACGGTCGGGATTACTTTTGGAATATTTTACCAGCCATTCTGGATCGGGATATTGTGGAACGATCATGTCTGTATTATAGTCCCATTCAGCACGTTCGTACTGTACGGGACGGCTGTCCTGTGTTTTGAGCCAGTCGTATGCTTCGTAGAAATTGGTACCGTTGCCGGCTTCGTTGCCCAGCGACCAGGTGACTACGGCTGCATGGTTTTTGTCGCGTTCGTACATGCGCATCACTCTTTCCAGATGAGGTACCCGCCATTGTTTATCGTTGGCCAGCGTATAGGCGAGATCGTAGTAACGACCATGTGATTCGATATTAGCTTCATCTACCACATACAAACCATATTCATCGCAAAGTTCCATCCAGTAAGGATCTGGTGGATAGTGGGAATGACGCACCGCATTTACGTTGAGCTGTTTCATCATCTCCATATCTTTACGCATATCCTCCCGGGTAAGGGTGTGACCCTGTGTGGGGTTGTGTTCGTGGCGGTTCACCCCTTTGAGGAAAATTCTTTTACCATTGACCAGGAAGTTGCGGTCTTTCAGCTCTACAGAGCGGAAACCTACCCGCTGCGGTATTACTTCCAGTACTTCTCCGGATTTATTTTTCAGGGTGAAGTACAGGGTATAGAGATAAGGTGTTTCAGCCGACCAGCTTTTTACACCTGGCACCTCGCGGTGAAAGCTCACTGTTTTTTTATAGTTGCCCAATACCTGCTGCGGGTTAGTGGCTTCTTCCTGCAGCACGGTTTTGCCTGCAGCGTCCACCAGTTGCACTCCTACAGAAAAAGTATCCGGCTTGCTGTGGTTCGTTTTTTTATCGATGCGGTAGTTATCCACTTCCAGACTTACATCCAGTACACCGTTGGTATACGATTTATCCAGTGTGGCAGCTACCTTAAAATCCCTGATATCCAGTCTGGGTGTGGAATAGAGATATACCTCCCTTTCAATCCCGGAAATACGCCACATATCCTGGCATTCCAGGTAAGAACCGTCACTCCATCTGTACACCTGCAGGGCTACCAGGTTCTCTCCTGGTTTTACAAAACGGGTGATATCAAATTCAGCGGCCAGTTTGCTGTCTTCGCTGTAACCCACTTTTTCACCATTAATCCAGATAAAGAAAGCCGATTTCACTGCACCCAGATGAATAAACACCTGACGGCCGTCCCAGTCTTTCGGTAAAATAAATTTCTTCCTGTAAGAACCAACCGGGTTGTTGTCTTCCGGTATATCGTATGGAGGTTTCAGCGCACCCCCCATTTTGGAGCGGCCTGTAAACTCGTATGGATGATTCACATAGATGGGCAGGCCATAACCGTTCAGTTCCCAGTTGGCCGGCACTTTAAAGTTATCCCATGTGGCATCATTAAAATCTGTTTTGTAAAAGTCAGCCGGACGTTTGCGGGGATCCTGTACCCAGTTGAATTTCCATTGCCCGTTGAGCGAAAGGAAATTGCCGGACTTCTCTTTATCACGTTGCCGGGCCAACGTAAAATTCTCAAAGGCAAAGGCTGATGCCCGCATCGGCATCCTGTTGACAGATACCACTTCCGGCGTCTGTAACTCCGAAGGCAGCTGCTGTGCCCACCCTCCCGTTCCAATAACGGCAAAGGCCATGGTAAGTACACTTTTTTTCATTGTTCAGTTATAGATTTACGCAAGTAACGACTACAAGTATATTAATAAGCGTATAAAATACAACAATTATTTACATAATCAGGGAGGATAGGATGATAAACGGAACTGTGATGTATGTGATGATGACTGGCCAATCCGTTAAAAAGCCTGAAAGTCACTTAAAATACCGGATGGATTTTCTTACTTTCAAAGGAGTAAAAATCCACGTTTCATGATCAGAAAAAGGGAAGGTTTTCAGGGCCAGCGCGCGATCGTCATACCCCGTAATATTCTGCTTGAAAGATGTGCCGCCGATCCGGTGATGAAAACCATGTATATCACAGACATCGGTTATTATCCCAAAGCGCAGTTTCACTACTGTAAACGGCTTAACGGAGCACCCGAACATATATTGATCTACTGCCAGGAAGGCCGGGGAAGTATACGGCTGAAAAAAAGTGAATACCCCATCAAGGCAGGCGACTGTTTTCTAATACCACGGGAATGGGCACACGCCTATCATGCCCATGATACGGATCCCTGGACGATCTACTGGGCTCATTTCGCAGGACATACGGCCGATGCCATCGTGCATACCGCCATCCAGCAGTTAAACGGGCACCAGACTTTTCTGCTGCATGCCAACGAGCGAATTGCGTTGTTTGACAGCATCTATCAGCAGCTGGAAAGAGGTTACCGTACAGAAAACCTGCTGTATGCCAATATGAGTTTCTGGTCGTTTCTCGCGTCATGCATCTACCCCGGTTGTTATCATCCCGGCAAATCAAAGCCCGGCCAGGACACCATCGATCACGCCATCGACTATATGAATAATCACCTGGACCGTATGCTCACACTGGAACAAATGGCGCAGTCCATCAACCTGTCCATCTCCCATTTCTCCTGGCTGTTTAAACACAATACCGGTTACTCCCCCATTGAATACTTCAACCACCTGAAAGTGCAGAAAGCCTGTCAGTACCTGCATTTCACCCATCTGCGCATAAAGGAGATCGCTGCACTGCTGGGCATAGAAGACCCTTATTATTTCTCCCGACTTTTCACCAAAGTGATGGGACTGTCGCCAGCCCAATACCGGGAGAAAGAAACCGGCACCGTAAAATAGTCCATCATATTCAGGAGATCCTCTATCCGGTTAGTGCAGGTGGACGATTACTTTTACATAGATCAATGAAAAAACTTATGCGCTCCTTATCCACGTCCAGGGCCGCAACTGCGCTGGTTATTACCGGCAGCATACTGCTAACGGCCTGCCAGTCCCGCCAGCGCACCGACTTCAGCGCGGAAGTCAAACCTATTCTTAACAAACATTGTATCAGCTGCCATGGTGGCGTAAAACAGAACGGCGGCTTCAGTGTGCTTTTCCGGGAAGAAGCCCTTGGCAATACCAAATCCGGCAAACCCGCCATCATCCCCGGCCATCCGGAAAAAAGCGAGTTTATCCGCCGCCTCACCTGCAAAGACCCGAAAGAAAGGATGCCCCAGAAAGGCGAGCCACTCAGTGCAGCAGAAGTTGACATCCTCACCCGCTGGGTAAAAGAAGGTGCCGAATGGGGAGAACACTGGGCCTATGTGCCGGTGAAACCTGTGCCCCTGCCCGATGTAAATATCAAAACCGGCAATGATATTGACCGGTTTATTATCGCCAGACTTCAGGCAGAAGGATTAAAACCTTCGCCGCCCGCCGATCCTATGACGCTGCTGCGCCGCGTAAGCTTCGACCTCACCGGGCTGCCACCTACACCCGCCATGGCTGCATCTTTCAGGGCGGACCACAGTCCCGCTGCCTACCAGCGGATAGTGGACACCTTGCTGCAGTCGCCCCACTACGGCGAGCGCTGGGCCGCCATGTGGCTGGACCTCGCCCGCTACTCCGATACCAAAGGTTATGAAAGAGACGCCAGCAGAAGCATCTGGCGTTACCGCGACTGGGTCATCGATGCATTCAACAAAGACATGCCCTATGATCAGTTCACCACCGAACAACTGGCGGGTGATCTCCTGCCAACAGCAACCAACGATCAGCTCATTGCCACCGCCTTCAACAGAAACACCATGACCAACGACGAAGGCGGCACCCAGGATGAAGAATTCCGCACCGCCGCCGTCATGGACCGTGTCAACACCACCATGGAAGTATGGCAGGGCATCACCATCGGCTGTGTACAATGCCACAGCCACCCATACGATCCCTTCCGGTTTGAAGACTATTACAAGCTACTCGCCTTCATGAACAATACCCGCGATGAAGATACCCATATGGAACATCCCAAGCTGCGTTTATACGACAGCGTTGGTATCCATGAAGTAAACCGTATCAGCGCCTGGGTACAACAATACGGCAACAACGAACAGGTAACAGACGTAGCCCGCTTCCTGAAAGTGCTGGAGCCTAAAGTACATGCGCACGACTGCGACCGGTATGTGAACGGCTCTTTATATGATACCAAATATCTCGGCGTGCGGCATAACGGCAGCTGCCGTCTGCCGGCACAGCCTACCGGCGGCAAAACACAGCTGCTGATGAACTACTGGACCGGCAGCAAGGGAGGCATGCTGGAATGCCGGCTGGACAGCCTGCGCGGGCCTATATACTTTACACAGGCACTGGCGCCCACCAAAGATAGACAGGTGATAACTATTCCGCTTCCGGCCACCAGCGGCACCCATGATCTCTACTTCGTGTTCCGCAATGCTTCCCTGAAGCCTGCCGACCCGGTATGCATGGTAGAATGGTTCGCTTTCCGGGAAGATCTTCCCGGAAAAGGACAAAAAGGATATGATGCTGTGAATGCAGCGCTGCTGGCACTCATCAACCAGCAACCACCCGATATTCCCGTGATGATAGAAAACCCGCCTTCCATGCAGCGCACCACGCATGTTTTTGAACGGGGCAACTGGATGGTGCAGGGCAAAGCTGTGACACCAGACGTACCGCATTCACTGAATCCATTTCCTGCCAATGCGCCCCGTAACCGGCTCGGGCTGGCCCGCTGGATCACCGATCCGGCCAATCCCCTCACTGCGAGAGTGATGGTCAACCGGCTCTGGGAACAGATATTCGGCATTGGTATTGTGGAAACCGTGGAAGACTTAGGCTCCCAGGGATTCCTGCCATCCCATCCGGAGTTGCTGGACTGGCTCTCCTACCGGTTGATGCACGACCATCACTGGAGTGTGAAAAGACTGCTGCGCGATATTGTACTGTCGGCCGCCTATCAGCAGGATGCTACCACCACACCGGCCCTGCTGGAAAAAGATCCTGCCAACCGGTTGCTGGCCAGGGGACCGCATTTCAGGCTTACCGCAGAGGAAGTGAGAGACCAGGCACTGGCCGTAAGCGGCCTGTTAAACCGGAACCTGCATGGCCCCAGCATAATGCCCTACCAGCCGGAAGGTATCTGGCAAACCGTGTGGAGCGGTGAATACTGGAAACAGGCGCAGGACGGCAATCAGTACCGTCGTGCCCTGTATGTGTTCCAGAAACGTACCAGCCCTTACCCTTCTATGATCTCTTTCGACGGTTCCAGCAGGGAAGTATGCCTGCAACGCCGCATCCGTACCAATACTCCATTGCAGGCATTGACGACGCTCAACGATCCCGTGTATGTGGAAACAGCCAGGGCGCTGGCGCAGCAGATGCTCAGCAATGGGCATGATGATCCCGCTACGTGTATCCGTTGGGGTTATCAGGCAGCCATGTGCCGTTCTTTGCCTGACAACAAACTGGCCGTGCTGCAACGGTTATATCAAAGCTCCCTGCAGCAGTACCGGCAATCGCCGGCAGCTGCCAAAGCCTTGCTGCAATGCAAAGACACAACACCGCAGATGGCCCAACTGGCAGCCCTCACCGTAGTAGCCAATGCCATCATGAACCTGGATGAATTTCTGACAAAATCGTAAACACGTTAAACTGAAACTATATGTCCAGCCTACACGAAAAACTGATCCGTGAAGCCAACCAGGAGACGCTGCGTTATATTACCCGCAGACATTTCCTGCTGGACTGTATGACCCGCCTGGGCAGCGCCGCCCTGGGCTCTTTCCTGCTCAGCAGCTGCGGCGGCAGTGCTCACCAACAGCCTGATATCAACCTCGATCCGATGGCGCCCAAAGCACCGCATTTCCCTGGC belongs to Chitinophaga sp. HK235 and includes:
- a CDS encoding GlxA family transcriptional regulator; the protein is MIPNRVIFFLFDGVHLLDLAGAVTVFVEAICCGQPYELKYVSPYNHPGTSSGLGFAAVDPLDSVTVMPDDILIIAGMDLRRWDRADDALWIPWLQAAAATGATVCSVCTAAFALAAAGLLDGQHCTTHWAQTTLLQQQFPRLKVVENRLFVKSGRIYTSAGIATGIDMALSLIEERHGIAFASLLAKVLVVPMRRDGSSPQDSIFLQNRQHINHQIHQVQDYIAAHLNQKLTISELADQVFISPRNLTRLFKTATGTTIGDYIQKLRREKALLLLKSEHKVAWVARECGFKNPNQLRQLIRKDTSLKLA
- a CDS encoding DUF1553 domain-containing protein → MKKLMRSLSTSRAATALVITGSILLTACQSRQRTDFSAEVKPILNKHCISCHGGVKQNGGFSVLFREEALGNTKSGKPAIIPGHPEKSEFIRRLTCKDPKERMPQKGEPLSAAEVDILTRWVKEGAEWGEHWAYVPVKPVPLPDVNIKTGNDIDRFIIARLQAEGLKPSPPADPMTLLRRVSFDLTGLPPTPAMAASFRADHSPAAYQRIVDTLLQSPHYGERWAAMWLDLARYSDTKGYERDASRSIWRYRDWVIDAFNKDMPYDQFTTEQLAGDLLPTATNDQLIATAFNRNTMTNDEGGTQDEEFRTAAVMDRVNTTMEVWQGITIGCVQCHSHPYDPFRFEDYYKLLAFMNNTRDEDTHMEHPKLRLYDSVGIHEVNRISAWVQQYGNNEQVTDVARFLKVLEPKVHAHDCDRYVNGSLYDTKYLGVRHNGSCRLPAQPTGGKTQLLMNYWTGSKGGMLECRLDSLRGPIYFTQALAPTKDRQVITIPLPATSGTHDLYFVFRNASLKPADPVCMVEWFAFREDLPGKGQKGYDAVNAALLALINQQPPDIPVMIENPPSMQRTTHVFERGNWMVQGKAVTPDVPHSLNPFPANAPRNRLGLARWITDPANPLTARVMVNRLWEQIFGIGIVETVEDLGSQGFLPSHPELLDWLSYRLMHDHHWSVKRLLRDIVLSAAYQQDATTTPALLEKDPANRLLARGPHFRLTAEEVRDQALAVSGLLNRNLHGPSIMPYQPEGIWQTVWSGEYWKQAQDGNQYRRALYVFQKRTSPYPSMISFDGSSREVCLQRRIRTNTPLQALTTLNDPVYVETARALAQQMLSNGHDDPATCIRWGYQAAMCRSLPDNKLAVLQRLYQSSLQQYRQSPAAAKALLQCKDTTPQMAQLAALTVVANAIMNLDEFLTKS
- a CDS encoding DJ-1/PfpI family protein; this translates as MKQLLLLLLLAPCLLFGQSGTLKYVCPPCGPCDTIVFHKPGKCPHCGMELMKKDTTNQKRMKVCFYLQDGVEVLDFAGPMEVFSYAGFEIFTVSKKKKQLISQGVLKITPDYSLADAPPADILAVFGGNAGVAAEDPEVIAWIKARDKATASYFSVCTGAFILGNAGLLEHQTATTFHLSINNLRERLPQTKVVENVRFVDNGRIITTAGISAGIDGALHLVGKLKGEEEARRVAREMEYDKYVPNQGLILANH
- the dinB gene encoding DNA polymerase IV, producing MEQTENSAQRKIIHIDMDAFYASVEQRDQPQYRGKAIAVGGSPEGRGVVATASYEARKFGVRSAMSSRRALQLCPQLIFVRPRFDAYKEVSRRIREIFARYTDLIEPLSLDEAYLDVTADKLNIGSAIEIARQIKLAIREELQLTASAGVSVNKFVAKIASDLNKPDGFTFIGPSSIEGFMEQLPVEKFHGVGKVTADKMKKMGLFTGGDLKRLSEQELKQYFGKVGTFYYRIVRGIDDRAVQPHRETKSLGAEDTFPVDLTAEEDLHAELEKIAQTVYNRLERYGLKGRTVTLKIKYSDFKQITRNQSFPFPVGDMDTILHTAKQLLAATRPEDKKIRLLGITLSNFGEAGPVSDKPVNPQLSLFDFEG
- a CDS encoding contact-dependent growth inhibition system immunity protein, giving the protein MNRKDVWRYKSLEQLENKRWEPATENDSVLVKRCIALSKVPVIKLTASDLRVLIGQSFNPTYLVPLAIEKLKDDLLVEADLYPGDLLKNVLDVPAPFWEEHQELHEDMKKMIRSRAVEVATEIDLPGYWQ
- a CDS encoding glycoside hydrolase family 2 TIM barrel-domain containing protein gives rise to the protein MKKSVLTMAFAVIGTGGWAQQLPSELQTPEVVSVNRMPMRASAFAFENFTLARQRDKEKSGNFLSLNGQWKFNWVQDPRKRPADFYKTDFNDATWDNFKVPANWELNGYGLPIYVNHPYEFTGRSKMGGALKPPYDIPEDNNPVGSYRKKFILPKDWDGRQVFIHLGAVKSAFFIWINGEKVGYSEDSKLAAEFDITRFVKPGENLVALQVYRWSDGSYLECQDMWRISGIEREVYLYSTPRLDIRDFKVAATLDKSYTNGVLDVSLEVDNYRIDKKTNHSKPDTFSVGVQLVDAAGKTVLQEEATNPQQVLGNYKKTVSFHREVPGVKSWSAETPYLYTLYFTLKNKSGEVLEVIPQRVGFRSVELKDRNFLVNGKRIFLKGVNRHEHNPTQGHTLTREDMRKDMEMMKQLNVNAVRHSHYPPDPYWMELCDEYGLYVVDEANIESHGRYYDLAYTLANDKQWRVPHLERVMRMYERDKNHAAVVTWSLGNEAGNGTNFYEAYDWLKTQDSRPVQYERAEWDYNTDMIVPQYPDPEWLVKYSKSNPDRPMIMSEYAHIMGNSLGNFQEYWTAIENNPYLQGGFIWEWIDQGIDTVKNGKRILAYGGDFPLSGPVNQAFSDNNFCVKGVVTAHRGLTPMAVEIKKVYQHIKSRYKGNNVVTVTNGYFFRDLANDQLNWELLEDGKVIEKGIVKDLTVAAQQSADITLPVKSSIRAGKEYFLNVRYVLKQQEPFLPAGFEIASEQFAWSKGQALAPAAVKPAQLSLQQDGGHATIKGPGFAVTFNMQQGMLEKYELKGEQVLEGSLQPAFWRAPTDNDIGAGFNHSLRKWRNAYAAGKVLEAKVNKTADGYEVLLKKEIVEGDAVATQTITIHGDGSMKVSNAFTAVKGNYSLIPRIGNDLQLKKQFDQISYYGRGPWENYWDRKTASFVGIYQQTVDQQYFPYARPQESGNKADVRWVSMTNKKGKGIRFEYADSLLNFSALPYSLDDLDPEADKKQYHSGELVTRPEIYMHIDLQQSGLQGIDSWGAMPLEEYRIPFRNHEYSYWIKPVM
- a CDS encoding AraC family transcriptional regulator, whose translation is MIRKREGFQGQRAIVIPRNILLERCAADPVMKTMYITDIGYYPKAQFHYCKRLNGAPEHILIYCQEGRGSIRLKKSEYPIKAGDCFLIPREWAHAYHAHDTDPWTIYWAHFAGHTADAIVHTAIQQLNGHQTFLLHANERIALFDSIYQQLERGYRTENLLYANMSFWSFLASCIYPGCYHPGKSKPGQDTIDHAIDYMNNHLDRMLTLEQMAQSINLSISHFSWLFKHNTGYSPIEYFNHLKVQKACQYLHFTHLRIKEIAALLGIEDPYYFSRLFTKVMGLSPAQYREKETGTVK